Proteins encoded within one genomic window of Bacillota bacterium:
- a CDS encoding carboxypeptidase-like regulatory domain-containing protein: protein MRYMARSLAWFLMGVVAAVGGPCRAADPAPGASFEGYIYDFDTDELLSGVSVELVGPVFPSTISHTDPARGHKYAFRDVPPGSYELRASKPGYANYGPYVITLEPSDAKTHSFFMNRESPGSVRTMVYSASTGRPLNGVTLTLSGPTVPDPAGVTGGAALPGECVIQRIPAATYDLTASKPGFAAVTWKGIEVREGARTTVSLEMHPVGAGHVTGVVYDFDTGRPEPGAVVRLEAVPGVKPGGGTGGAGGHGGTGGSGAQVRDTVADQHGRYAFSGLEAGLYALTAMKTDFHTHGRVELHITQGEDRTSALYLRPVKRGSIAGTVREAGETAPVAGAVVWVVEAAGTPVHAVTDEAGWYRMDNLRPGTYLVSAEKNGYGGFGPVPVAVSEGETYYCDFEMESFLASEVSGCVHQSGSERPLSGAAVRLLGPAGEQFTAESGPDGRFRFTGEIPSGTYAVAASAPRHAAYAGRDLGIQPGERVRLTLLLRQEDDGAIRGVTYDFQTGQPVGGAAVALSGPGGLSRAQTSDQRGVYAFYGVPPGTYQISAQAPGWSDFGPARVAVSPGAGVIMNIYFRAVPEVASPDEYPEMAGCEPRDVVE, encoded by the coding sequence ATGCGGTACATGGCCAGATCCCTCGCCTGGTTCCTCATGGGCGTCGTTGCCGCGGTGGGCGGGCCTTGCCGGGCGGCTGATCCGGCGCCCGGGGCATCGTTCGAGGGGTACATATATGATTTCGACACCGATGAACTCCTCTCAGGGGTCTCGGTTGAGCTCGTCGGACCCGTGTTCCCGTCCACTATCTCGCATACAGACCCCGCCCGCGGGCATAAATACGCTTTCCGAGATGTCCCGCCCGGTTCATACGAGTTACGGGCGAGCAAGCCCGGGTACGCGAATTATGGACCCTATGTGATAACCCTGGAACCCTCCGACGCGAAGACCCATTCTTTCTTCATGAACCGGGAATCCCCGGGCTCTGTTCGGACCATGGTCTACAGTGCATCTACCGGCCGCCCTTTGAATGGTGTCACTCTCACTCTCAGCGGACCCACCGTTCCCGACCCTGCCGGTGTCACAGGCGGGGCAGCCCTCCCGGGCGAGTGCGTAATCCAGCGTATACCGGCGGCGACTTACGACCTGACTGCGTCCAAGCCTGGTTTCGCGGCAGTAACCTGGAAGGGCATTGAGGTTAGGGAAGGTGCACGTACGACCGTCAGTCTAGAGATGCACCCCGTGGGGGCAGGTCATGTCACCGGGGTGGTTTACGATTTCGATACGGGCAGGCCTGAGCCAGGGGCTGTGGTTCGCCTCGAGGCGGTCCCGGGCGTGAAGCCAGGGGGAGGAACCGGGGGCGCCGGGGGACACGGCGGGACCGGGGGATCGGGTGCCCAGGTCAGGGATACTGTCGCAGACCAACACGGACGGTATGCCTTTTCCGGCCTGGAGGCAGGCCTGTACGCCCTGACCGCCATGAAGACGGACTTTCACACGCATGGACGGGTCGAGCTCCATATCACGCAGGGCGAAGATCGAACATCCGCCCTCTACCTCCGGCCCGTCAAGCGTGGATCCATCGCCGGCACGGTCAGAGAGGCTGGAGAGACTGCCCCCGTCGCCGGCGCGGTGGTCTGGGTGGTCGAGGCGGCTGGGACGCCGGTGCACGCCGTGACCGACGAAGCAGGCTGGTACAGGATGGACAACCTCCGCCCTGGCACTTACCTGGTCAGCGCCGAAAAGAATGGATACGGAGGGTTTGGGCCGGTTCCCGTGGCAGTTTCGGAAGGCGAGACATACTACTGTGACTTCGAGATGGAATCCTTTCTTGCGAGCGAGGTGTCTGGCTGTGTGCACCAGTCTGGGTCCGAAAGGCCGCTTTCGGGGGCTGCCGTCCGGCTGCTCGGTCCGGCCGGAGAGCAGTTTACGGCCGAGTCCGGGCCTGACGGGAGGTTCCGGTTCACTGGGGAGATCCCATCAGGGACCTATGCCGTCGCAGCTTCAGCGCCAAGGCATGCTGCATATGCTGGCAGGGACCTAGGCATTCAGCCGGGCGAGCGCGTTCGCCTGACTCTGCTCTTGCGGCAGGAGGACGACGGAGCAATCCGCGGAGTGACCTACGACTTCCAAACGGGGCAGCCCGTGGGCGGAGCGGCGGTGGCGCTTTCTGGACCGGGAGGTCTCTCAAGGGCTCAGACCTCCGATCAGAGAGGCGTCTATGCCTTCTACGGCGTTCCCCCGGGGACCTACCAGATCAGTGCACAGGCGCCGGGCTGGAGCGATTTCGGGCCGGCGAGGGTGGCTGTCTCTCCAGGCGCAGGTGTTATTATGAATATCTATTTCCGCGCCGTGCCTGAGGTGGCTAGCCCGGATGAATATCCTGAAATGGCAGGATGTGAGCCGCGGGATGTTGTAGAATGA
- a CDS encoding S8 family serine peptidase, with protein MNRVLRPTVAAGMIVLMLVVGSGTGHGVGFVARPEGLGELLPQVILAGPKAQSGTHAATIPDMGLVEDMCLGGAGEPVPGEYIVRLKAGATAERVLRLTSVGTGVKARGIDFRGTRRFPSGLTLFHVEVGPGIPAEEFLAALEACEDVVYVAPNRRVGVCRDPVIPDDPLFGYQWALRNTGQTFFPGIWGKPGADIRATEGWAISADAGEVVVACLDTGIWIDHPDLAANIWVNQGEILGNGVDDDGNGYVDDVWGWDFYHGDNSVYDPLDREGHGTHVAGILGAVSDNLAGVAGVAWKVRIMPLKFLGPRGGTTAGAIEALAYACNNGAHITTNSWGYVGPPDPALADAMAAAGMLHICASGNRGVDNDAGYPGNTHYPSSFPLPNIIAVAASDWDDALADFSCWGPSTVDLAAPGAYILSTFPSELVPAGFDPYAFMSGTSMAAPHVAGAAAVLLAQHPNIPHYPGQPGNESGSPTIRDLLLATVDKKTSWESAVSSGGRLNLRNALLGAVPPVVGSISASPVYGEPPLPVALTGEVRNAGNIVDVWWDPGDGTPPVHAMSTLHTYEKVGAYRASFHVLDDRGLESVEWVSVAVANPKTVILVDDDGSGGDQAFADSLDSIGIEWIRLDAPLAIPAEIPNPVIWTTGAAWDRTLTHEDQEWIGRFFDAGGGLFLSGQDILWDLGPASRFARERLHVAEWRDDVGVHRVRGVASDPITAGIDIELQYGHPDLSDAITPGEGASGILQNQNSEICALRYSSTPGHRLIFTAFPFETIPPGEVRDGLMDRIIAFLCESGLPSVQVSPEGFDVCLHQGSLARDTLVLTNSGDATLSFTVHSGRPGTAGAQAVGTATGMAGAPAVAEIAAVTSAARVAAGPASIAPLAAGGPDGYGYVWRDNDDPDGPEFAWVDITGAGRQVGFWDPDDGWAVVDLPFEFPFYGERKTEVSISANGYLTFGPAQGVSGNHPIPDQRNPNDLIAVFWDDLDMWFGSVYCHHDEEGGRFIVSWISATTWHSGGVLTFQVILSPDGRITYQYLTADTRVDRATVGIEDGSGTRGLEVAYRSNYVRAGLAVEFVFEPEWLRFDPSFGAVGPGSEAHVGVIFDARRTEPGTYRKTIAVMTNDPESPQLLLPAVLTVIPNEPPVIVRAAADPLKGPHPLTVKFEAEAWDPDGSVTRAWWDFGDGEAECPEPNTTHTYTSPGIYWATFHAVDDVGAEAEARVRIDSLAVAGVAVSPDRINVSVPPGKTAESTLVLENPGTQTLGFIVAAAEEVAPYFLKAGRSVGQDGPWGSLDRDAVTALASGRGVEWVFPGRAKTEQGAAREAPTPTGAGDTLVAWPASGVGLAWGAGFDGERVWVSDASVFGEGRDVAYSQAGQALGIEFPTPWAGGWPADFAWDGSWLWQVAVGGTNGIYALDPETGAMMAEIHDPAGIWDANSQRGLAYDRWDDAFYIGGWWDGAVYKIAGTTWPEPGAILGSYDLDLPIAGLAKLGWYLVITLNSDPDVVAVLDSITGEIVAAFLHPGGGAYGAGGCEADGRGNIWVTYQGDYYTGANHNQVYLVDFGSIFGDLPEWLGVSVREGTVPPGCSATLGIDLDAAGMAAGETKAAQIAILTNAADAPVVLVPVTLRAENALPVVEITSPRAGERLMGTCEIMWNAANPGADPADLVIYIEYSGDAGQSWKPVASGLPNTGRFVWDTRTVGRGGRYVVRVTAEDTAGGRGEATSGEFTIVAPGSSVAAAPNPSHDSVVFFYSLEHEGTLRVYSISGMLVHSAKVGPGDGAHEWNLLFRGMPLASGLYLYLVVAEDGDRTDMGRLVISR; from the coding sequence ATGAACCGCGTGCTGAGACCGACGGTGGCTGCAGGGATGATCGTGCTCATGTTGGTAGTTGGGTCCGGGACGGGCCATGGGGTTGGGTTTGTGGCAAGGCCCGAAGGGCTGGGCGAATTGCTGCCCCAGGTGATCCTGGCCGGGCCGAAAGCGCAGAGCGGAACGCACGCCGCGACGATCCCGGACATGGGCTTGGTGGAGGACATGTGCCTGGGAGGCGCCGGCGAACCGGTCCCGGGTGAGTACATAGTCCGGCTGAAGGCCGGGGCCACAGCCGAGAGGGTTCTTCGGTTGACTTCGGTGGGGACTGGGGTGAAGGCAAGAGGCATCGATTTCCGCGGGACCCGTAGGTTCCCATCTGGTCTCACGCTCTTCCATGTAGAGGTGGGCCCCGGAATCCCCGCGGAGGAGTTCCTCGCTGCACTTGAGGCGTGCGAGGACGTGGTGTACGTGGCGCCGAACCGCCGGGTCGGGGTGTGCAGAGATCCTGTGATCCCGGACGACCCACTCTTCGGCTACCAGTGGGCGCTCCGCAATACCGGGCAGACCTTCTTCCCGGGCATCTGGGGCAAACCCGGCGCGGACATCCGCGCCACGGAGGGATGGGCGATAAGCGCGGACGCCGGTGAGGTTGTTGTGGCATGCCTGGACACCGGCATATGGATCGACCACCCCGATCTCGCCGCGAACATCTGGGTGAACCAGGGAGAGATACTGGGCAACGGCGTGGACGATGACGGGAACGGCTACGTCGACGATGTCTGGGGGTGGGACTTCTATCACGGGGACAACTCCGTGTACGACCCTCTGGACCGGGAGGGCCATGGGACTCACGTGGCCGGGATCCTGGGCGCGGTCTCCGACAATCTGGCCGGAGTCGCCGGGGTCGCGTGGAAGGTAAGGATCATGCCCCTGAAATTCCTGGGTCCCCGGGGCGGGACGACTGCAGGCGCCATCGAAGCTCTGGCGTATGCGTGCAACAATGGCGCACACATCACCACGAATTCCTGGGGATATGTCGGGCCGCCCGACCCCGCTCTCGCGGACGCCATGGCCGCTGCGGGGATGCTGCACATATGCGCGTCAGGAAATCGCGGGGTCGACAACGACGCAGGATACCCCGGCAATACCCATTACCCTTCCAGCTTCCCGCTTCCGAATATCATCGCGGTGGCCGCGAGCGACTGGGATGACGCCCTCGCTGACTTCTCCTGCTGGGGCCCGTCCACGGTGGACCTGGCTGCCCCTGGAGCGTACATACTGTCGACGTTTCCGTCCGAACTGGTCCCCGCGGGGTTCGACCCGTATGCCTTCATGAGTGGGACATCGATGGCGGCGCCCCACGTCGCAGGAGCGGCGGCGGTCCTGCTGGCGCAACACCCGAACATCCCGCACTACCCTGGACAGCCCGGGAACGAGTCCGGAAGCCCCACCATCCGGGATCTGCTCCTTGCCACAGTGGACAAGAAGACCTCGTGGGAGTCGGCGGTGTCGTCCGGAGGCAGGCTCAACCTGAGAAACGCGCTGCTGGGTGCAGTGCCGCCCGTAGTGGGCTCCATCTCTGCGAGCCCGGTGTACGGTGAACCCCCACTGCCTGTAGCACTCACAGGAGAAGTCAGGAATGCTGGGAATATCGTAGATGTGTGGTGGGACCCGGGCGACGGCACGCCTCCGGTGCATGCCATGTCCACTCTGCACACCTATGAGAAAGTCGGGGCATACAGAGCATCTTTCCACGTCCTGGACGACCGGGGTCTCGAGTCAGTGGAGTGGGTCTCTGTCGCCGTGGCGAACCCAAAGACTGTAATTCTGGTAGATGACGACGGCTCAGGCGGAGATCAGGCCTTCGCGGACTCCCTGGACTCTATCGGAATCGAATGGATCAGGCTCGATGCGCCGCTCGCCATACCCGCGGAGATCCCGAACCCCGTCATCTGGACCACGGGCGCAGCCTGGGACCGTACACTTACACATGAAGACCAGGAGTGGATAGGAAGGTTCTTCGACGCCGGAGGGGGCTTGTTCCTGTCCGGACAGGACATCCTGTGGGATCTTGGACCCGCAAGCCGGTTCGCCCGAGAGCGTCTCCACGTTGCGGAGTGGAGGGACGATGTCGGAGTCCACCGGGTGCGAGGTGTCGCGTCCGACCCGATCACAGCGGGGATAGACATTGAGCTTCAGTATGGTCATCCTGATCTCAGCGACGCTATCACCCCGGGCGAAGGAGCGTCGGGAATCCTTCAGAACCAGAACTCGGAGATCTGCGCACTCAGGTACTCGAGCACCCCCGGCCATAGACTCATCTTCACGGCCTTCCCATTCGAGACGATCCCACCCGGGGAGGTGAGGGATGGCCTCATGGACAGGATCATCGCATTCCTCTGCGAGTCGGGGTTGCCTTCCGTACAAGTCTCGCCTGAAGGGTTCGACGTATGCCTGCACCAGGGATCGCTGGCCCGGGACACCCTCGTCCTCACCAACTCAGGTGATGCCACGCTCTCGTTCACCGTGCATTCTGGCAGGCCGGGGACGGCTGGGGCGCAGGCAGTCGGGACTGCCACTGGGATGGCAGGGGCGCCTGCAGTGGCTGAGATAGCTGCAGTGACCAGCGCCGCTCGAGTGGCGGCTGGGCCTGCCAGCATTGCGCCCCTCGCGGCGGGAGGGCCGGACGGGTACGGGTACGTCTGGAGAGACAACGACGACCCGGACGGCCCGGAATTCGCGTGGGTGGACATAACCGGAGCAGGCAGACAGGTGGGGTTCTGGGACCCCGATGACGGCTGGGCCGTGGTCGACCTGCCCTTCGAGTTTCCGTTCTATGGGGAACGCAAGACCGAGGTGTCCATCTCCGCCAACGGCTATCTCACCTTTGGGCCGGCACAGGGCGTCTCCGGGAACCACCCGATTCCCGACCAGCGCAACCCCAACGACCTCATCGCTGTCTTCTGGGATGATCTCGACATGTGGTTTGGGTCAGTCTACTGTCACCACGACGAAGAGGGCGGGAGGTTCATCGTCTCCTGGATCTCCGCGACAACATGGCACTCCGGCGGAGTTCTGACGTTCCAGGTGATCCTCAGCCCGGATGGACGGATCACCTACCAGTACCTCACTGCCGACACGAGAGTGGACAGGGCGACCGTGGGCATCGAGGACGGATCAGGAACCCGGGGGCTGGAAGTTGCGTATAGGTCGAACTACGTCCGGGCCGGTCTTGCAGTCGAGTTCGTCTTCGAGCCTGAGTGGCTCAGGTTCGATCCCTCATTCGGGGCGGTAGGGCCTGGCAGCGAGGCGCACGTGGGAGTAATCTTCGACGCCCGAAGAACCGAGCCAGGGACTTATCGCAAGACCATTGCCGTAATGACAAACGATCCGGAGTCACCTCAGCTACTCCTTCCGGCCGTACTCACCGTTATTCCCAACGAGCCGCCTGTGATCGTACGTGCCGCCGCAGATCCGCTCAAGGGTCCCCACCCTCTGACTGTCAAGTTCGAGGCAGAGGCATGGGACCCAGACGGCAGCGTAACCCGGGCATGGTGGGACTTCGGGGACGGCGAGGCCGAGTGCCCCGAGCCGAACACCACTCACACATACACCAGTCCCGGCATCTACTGGGCCACGTTTCACGCTGTGGACGATGTTGGGGCGGAGGCGGAGGCTCGCGTCAGGATTGATTCACTGGCAGTTGCAGGCGTAGCTGTGAGCCCGGACCGCATAAACGTATCTGTTCCACCCGGCAAGACTGCGGAGAGTACTCTCGTGCTCGAGAACCCGGGCACTCAGACACTCGGGTTCATCGTCGCTGCGGCGGAGGAGGTTGCTCCATATTTCTTGAAGGCCGGCCGCAGCGTGGGACAGGACGGCCCTTGGGGATCGCTGGACCGGGATGCCGTCACTGCGCTGGCCTCGGGCCGGGGGGTCGAGTGGGTCTTTCCCGGACGCGCGAAGACAGAACAGGGAGCAGCACGTGAGGCGCCCACCCCGACAGGCGCCGGGGATACGCTTGTAGCCTGGCCGGCCTCAGGCGTCGGCCTTGCCTGGGGTGCAGGGTTCGACGGGGAGCGCGTGTGGGTCTCCGACGCCTCGGTCTTCGGGGAAGGCAGGGACGTGGCTTACAGCCAGGCAGGGCAGGCCCTGGGAATCGAATTCCCCACTCCTTGGGCCGGGGGCTGGCCCGCGGACTTTGCGTGGGACGGGTCGTGGCTCTGGCAGGTCGCGGTTGGGGGCACCAACGGCATCTACGCGCTGGACCCAGAGACCGGAGCCATGATGGCGGAGATTCACGACCCCGCGGGGATCTGGGACGCCAACTCCCAAAGAGGGCTCGCCTACGATCGGTGGGACGACGCTTTTTACATCGGGGGATGGTGGGACGGCGCGGTCTACAAGATCGCGGGGACTACCTGGCCCGAGCCTGGAGCGATTCTGGGCTCCTATGACTTGGACCTTCCCATCGCCGGGCTTGCGAAGCTTGGATGGTACCTGGTGATCACTCTCAACTCTGACCCTGATGTCGTCGCCGTGCTGGACAGCATAACCGGCGAGATCGTGGCGGCTTTCCTGCACCCGGGAGGAGGGGCCTACGGGGCCGGCGGGTGCGAGGCGGACGGGAGGGGGAACATCTGGGTGACTTACCAGGGCGACTATTACACGGGCGCCAACCACAATCAAGTGTACCTGGTGGATTTCGGATCCATTTTCGGCGACTTGCCAGAGTGGCTTGGCGTGTCGGTGCGAGAAGGAACCGTACCCCCAGGATGCTCAGCCACCCTCGGGATTGACTTGGACGCCGCTGGCATGGCGGCGGGGGAAACCAAGGCTGCCCAGATCGCCATACTGACCAACGCCGCAGACGCCCCGGTGGTTTTGGTCCCGGTGACGCTACGGGCGGAGAACGCCCTGCCCGTGGTGGAGATCACATCCCCTAGAGCCGGGGAAAGGTTGATGGGGACCTGCGAGATCATGTGGAATGCGGCCAACCCCGGCGCGGACCCAGCTGACCTCGTGATCTACATTGAGTATTCAGGTGACGCCGGGCAGTCGTGGAAGCCTGTGGCTTCGGGACTTCCGAACACCGGCCGGTTCGTGTGGGACACCCGGACTGTTGGAAGAGGAGGCCGGTACGTGGTACGAGTGACTGCTGAGGATACGGCCGGGGGACGAGGTGAAGCCACCAGCGGGGAGTTCACGATCGTGGCCCCAGGCTCGTCAGTGGCCGCGGCGCCGAACCCTTCACACGACAGTGTGGTTTTCTTCTACAGCCTGGAACATGAAGGGACTCTGCGCGTCTATTCTATCTCGGGAATGCTCGTCCACTCCGCCAAAGTTGGCCCGGGAGACGGCGCACACGAGTGGAACCTCCTCTTTCGGGGTATGCCCCTGGCATCAGGACTCTATCTCTACCTGGTTGTGGCAGAGGACGGGGATAGGACAGATATGGGGCGCCTGGTCATATCGCGTTGA
- a CDS encoding bifunctional metallophosphatase/5'-nucleotidase has protein sequence MNRKFRLSLVAAVVIAALIMAFGAHAPAMGQDEVKITILHLNDVHGRMDAFKPSGATEEVGGLSKVALLVREMRAKATNEILLLSAGDMIHGTNVVNLFGGQPMIEVMNDMGFAAMTLGNHEFNYGQERLLFLQSIAKFPFLAANVVKAGTGAPLATPYVVETVAGVRIGMFGLSPMDTPIVTHPMNVVGLKFLDPVKVAAEMVETIRGQADIVLCLSHLGYAEDKALAAAVPG, from the coding sequence ATGAATAGGAAGTTCAGACTCTCCCTGGTGGCTGCGGTGGTCATCGCGGCCCTCATAATGGCCTTCGGAGCGCATGCGCCTGCCATGGGCCAGGACGAGGTCAAGATCACTATTCTGCACCTGAACGATGTGCACGGCCGGATGGACGCCTTCAAGCCCTCAGGCGCGACAGAAGAAGTAGGTGGCCTGAGCAAGGTGGCTCTTCTGGTACGCGAGATGCGCGCAAAAGCGACCAACGAGATCCTGTTGCTCTCCGCGGGCGACATGATCCACGGAACGAACGTGGTGAACCTTTTCGGCGGGCAGCCTATGATCGAGGTCATGAACGACATGGGGTTCGCAGCGATGACTCTGGGCAACCACGAGTTCAACTACGGACAGGAAAGACTTCTGTTCCTGCAGTCCATCGCCAAGTTCCCGTTCCTCGCGGCCAACGTGGTCAAAGCTGGCACTGGCGCTCCCTTAGCCACTCCTTACGTGGTGGAGACTGTCGCCGGCGTACGCATCGGGATGTTCGGTCTCTCCCCCATGGATACTCCCATAGTGACGCACCCCATGAACGTCGTGGGCCTCAAGTTCCTGGATCCTGTCAAGGTCGCGGCCGAGATGGTCGAGACCATCCGAGGCCAGGCGGATATCGTGTTGTGCCTGTCTCACCTGGGCTACGCTGAGGACAAGGCTCTCGCAGCCGCAGTGCCCGGCAT
- a CDS encoding 5'-nucleotidase C-terminal domain-containing protein: protein CGCESLVLSVAAVPGIDVIVGGHSHTLLMAPEVVGSTIIVQAGEHSTHLGVLNIAVKNGRITAFDGAPIPIVASMKPDPVTGAVGARLALYNQALSDKLAARVGATPVTLQGERADVRTRCTNLGNLVTDAMRSATNADIAITNGGGIRASIQAGDITVGHIYTVLPFDNTLVVLELTGDKILAALEHGVSAYPAQAGHFAHVSGLTFKFDPARPAGSRVTEVLVGGQPLNPYRYYTVATNDFMAAGGDGYTWFKEGKVLFNSGDMLRDVIAAYVSEAGTVTPSDEARIVPVK from the coding sequence ACTGCGGCTGCGAGAGCCTTGTCCTCAGCGTAGCCGCAGTGCCCGGCATCGACGTGATAGTCGGTGGGCACAGCCACACGCTTCTCATGGCGCCTGAGGTCGTAGGTTCGACCATCATTGTGCAGGCGGGCGAGCACAGCACCCACCTTGGCGTGCTCAATATAGCTGTGAAGAATGGCAGGATCACCGCGTTCGATGGCGCCCCGATCCCGATCGTCGCGAGCATGAAGCCTGACCCAGTCACCGGCGCGGTCGGGGCGAGGCTTGCACTGTACAACCAAGCGCTTTCAGACAAACTTGCCGCCCGGGTCGGCGCCACTCCTGTCACGCTCCAAGGTGAGCGGGCGGACGTCCGCACTCGTTGCACTAACCTGGGCAACCTCGTGACCGACGCAATGCGCTCTGCGACCAACGCCGACATCGCGATCACCAACGGCGGCGGCATCCGCGCAAGCATCCAGGCTGGAGACATAACCGTCGGACACATCTACACGGTGCTCCCGTTCGACAATACCCTGGTGGTCCTGGAGCTGACTGGCGACAAGATCCTCGCAGCGCTCGAGCACGGGGTGAGCGCGTATCCGGCGCAGGCTGGGCATTTCGCTCACGTATCCGGGCTGACCTTCAAGTTCGACCCGGCCAGACCCGCAGGGTCCAGGGTGACCGAGGTCTTGGTCGGCGGGCAGCCCCTCAACCCTTATCGATACTACACCGTTGCCACCAACGACTTCATGGCTGCTGGCGGTGATGGGTACACCTGGTTCAAAGAAGGCAAGGTCTTGTTCAACTCGGGCGATATGCTCCGTGACGTGATAGCTGCATACGTATCGGAAGCCGGGACCGTCACCCCGTCCGACGAGGCACGTATAGTGCCCGTGAAGTAG
- a CDS encoding DUF2384 domain-containing protein produces MVLLNDTTGVIIDFEKKKVEIRFKTLTEHLVAYANRPEFGPLVSRAFERFVSDPFGQDRDEPDEESEIFENEFLEWFILDYVDEETGMQLVRSYLSTLPDGPIDRWKRSALAQWADSRLGVYEVERVVSNDRLVLRDVVEGGEFVVTAQGVGEDILRWSGVMTRLLSVGDHFTVGATALVIPRPLLKHIVRVVGHVFRSLKAQDYEGEWADFLKISTLSLRRLVRIMLEAWSEQCENSSGRPRGSAIHKMVMMLTDPVAATGILRECGLFYVRQINGLDRLNGVEAEFGWVNPPGETDASGAAPYGAEDAALVCVLGPSLVIMAGSQRALRHCAAAVRGVIGPLVDPSTVPRRIPWDPKAMDAARQQIAEIARLAIAEHYRRWADTPLTVLRGSSPRDAMKSGFGQAIVEELLKDIEYHESLKRRAGMPWVDVESVRRGLMPREGKAIAPREKAGQLGLKEKKVQRLLEAMMRREGYTEEQIYAAMLMWWRYVDRARPNVVHANTWAAAVEYASAVSLDEPITQAGVARKYQVSVSTLSSRYRQILREVGV; encoded by the coding sequence GTGGTCCTGCTGAACGATACTACTGGTGTAATCATCGACTTCGAAAAGAAGAAGGTCGAGATCAGGTTCAAGACTCTGACTGAACACTTGGTGGCGTACGCCAACCGCCCCGAGTTCGGGCCACTCGTGAGCAGGGCCTTTGAGCGGTTTGTCTCAGACCCGTTCGGACAGGACCGTGACGAGCCTGACGAGGAATCCGAGATCTTCGAGAACGAATTCCTGGAATGGTTCATCCTGGACTATGTGGACGAGGAGACCGGAATGCAGCTTGTCAGGAGTTACCTTTCAACTCTGCCTGACGGGCCGATCGACCGGTGGAAGCGTTCGGCTCTCGCCCAGTGGGCCGACTCCCGTCTCGGCGTTTACGAGGTTGAGCGGGTGGTCTCCAATGATAGACTCGTCCTTCGAGACGTCGTGGAAGGCGGGGAATTCGTCGTCACAGCCCAAGGCGTGGGAGAGGACATCCTGCGATGGTCCGGCGTAATGACCCGCTTGCTGTCCGTGGGAGATCACTTCACAGTCGGCGCCACGGCCCTCGTCATACCCAGGCCACTGCTCAAGCACATTGTCCGCGTGGTCGGGCATGTCTTCAGGAGTCTCAAGGCTCAAGACTACGAGGGGGAGTGGGCTGACTTCCTCAAGATCTCTACGCTGAGTCTGAGGCGCCTCGTTCGAATCATGCTCGAAGCATGGTCGGAGCAATGCGAGAACTCATCCGGTCGGCCCCGGGGGTCGGCCATCCATAAGATGGTCATGATGCTCACGGATCCCGTGGCGGCAACGGGGATACTTCGAGAATGCGGCCTGTTCTACGTTCGGCAGATCAACGGCCTCGACAGGCTCAATGGGGTGGAGGCCGAGTTCGGCTGGGTGAACCCGCCCGGCGAAACCGACGCGTCCGGAGCCGCACCATATGGCGCCGAGGACGCGGCGCTCGTCTGCGTGTTGGGGCCCAGCCTTGTGATAATGGCTGGCAGCCAACGTGCACTCAGGCACTGCGCGGCGGCTGTCCGTGGCGTCATCGGACCTCTCGTAGATCCCAGCACTGTGCCTCGACGTATCCCGTGGGACCCAAAAGCTATGGATGCCGCGCGGCAGCAGATCGCTGAGATCGCGAGACTCGCCATAGCGGAACACTACAGGAGGTGGGCAGATACGCCGCTCACCGTCCTCCGGGGGTCAAGCCCCAGGGACGCCATGAAGTCCGGCTTCGGTCAGGCCATCGTGGAGGAACTGCTGAAAGACATAGAATACCACGAGAGTCTGAAGCGGAGGGCGGGAATGCCGTGGGTGGACGTGGAGTCCGTGAGGCGGGGATTGATGCCTCGGGAAGGCAAGGCGATAGCACCCCGCGAGAAGGCGGGCCAGCTGGGCCTCAAGGAAAAGAAGGTGCAACGCTTGCTCGAGGCGATGATGCGGCGGGAGGGCTACACGGAGGAGCAGATTTACGCAGCGATGCTCATGTGGTGGAGGTATGTGGACCGGGCAAGGCCCAATGTGGTCCACGCTAACACCTGGGCGGCGGCGGTCGAGTATGCGTCAGCGGTCTCGCTGGACGAGCCCATAACTCAGGCAGGCGTAGCCAGGAAGTACCAGGTGTCGGTGTCGACTCTGTCCTCGAGGTACAGGCAGATCCTAAGAGAAGTCGGAGTCTAG